In the Paenibacillus pabuli genome, one interval contains:
- a CDS encoding CGNR zinc finger domain-containing protein has protein sequence MDRLWTDFVNSDYHDWRGGERSEDRLAKPEWQQRFLERWSLQAAIPASMEEENSMRILRNELHALATELSHGALLTDENRKWLNAIMEKGRGYRELTFVEQKLEVEWISVGTEWQQIMAEVAADFAITLAEGEAARIRICDNTDCRWIFYDDTRSRTQKYCDDKMCGNLMKVRRFRAKRKAERKK, from the coding sequence ATGGACAGACTTTGGACGGATTTTGTAAACAGTGATTACCACGATTGGCGCGGGGGAGAGCGGTCAGAGGATCGATTAGCGAAGCCTGAGTGGCAGCAACGCTTTCTGGAAAGGTGGAGCCTGCAGGCTGCCATACCTGCTTCAATGGAGGAAGAGAACTCGATGAGAATACTTAGAAATGAATTACATGCTTTGGCAACCGAGCTATCTCATGGAGCATTATTAACAGATGAGAACCGAAAATGGCTTAACGCTATCATGGAGAAAGGCCGCGGGTATCGAGAACTGACTTTTGTTGAGCAGAAGCTGGAAGTGGAGTGGATTTCAGTCGGCACAGAGTGGCAGCAGATTATGGCAGAGGTCGCAGCTGATTTTGCAATAACACTTGCAGAAGGAGAGGCAGCGAGAATTCGAATCTGTGACAATACGGACTGCCGCTGGATCTTCTATGATGATACACGAAGTCGTACTCAGAAATATTGTGATGACAAAATGTGCGGAAATCTGATGAAGGTAAGACGGTTTCGGGCCAAGCGAAAAGCAGAGCGAAAAAAGTGA
- a CDS encoding DinB family protein: MNTTATDLLLIQKDSTWDQIDWIVPLSKAIEGLTAEQAAWVPPSGGLSIWQMVNHMYYYNNRLLSRLEGTTPSQPPAESNVSTFGDPGEPKNYDGWNHLVQELNTVAAGLREKIASLQPSDLEASYMDTAEKWGHELARWVLHDAYHAGQIVLLRRQQGSWNIIF, encoded by the coding sequence ATGAATACCACGGCAACAGATCTATTGCTCATTCAGAAAGATAGTACCTGGGATCAGATTGATTGGATCGTCCCTTTGTCAAAAGCGATTGAAGGACTGACAGCCGAACAGGCGGCCTGGGTTCCTCCGTCCGGTGGATTAAGCATCTGGCAGATGGTCAACCATATGTATTATTACAACAATCGTTTGTTAAGTCGGCTTGAAGGGACTACACCTTCTCAACCTCCAGCTGAAAGCAATGTTTCCACTTTTGGCGACCCTGGGGAGCCGAAGAACTACGATGGATGGAATCATCTTGTGCAAGAACTCAATACAGTGGCTGCAGGGCTTCGTGAAAAAATAGCCTCTTTACAGCCATCGGATCTGGAAGCTTCATATATGGACACAGCGGAAAAGTGGGGACACGAACTCGCCCGCTGGGTGCTTCACGATGCTTATCACGCCGGCCAGATTGTGCTTCTGCGCAGGCAGCAAGGAAGC
- a CDS encoding L-lactate dehydrogenase, whose protein sequence is MVNSALLKPSRVVIIGMGAVGTTTGYTLMLRQRSSELVFVDVNHDKATGEMLDMNHGLPFTGGVKVWAGDYSDCKDADIIIITAGASQKPGETRIDLLKKNASIFKDIIERITEVNSHGILLIATNPVDILSYTSWKQSGWPASRVIGSGTLLDSARFRYLIGKNKGIDPRSIHAHIIGEHGDSEVPVWSLANVAGTDLELDEATQQDIFDRTKNAAYEIINAKGATSYAIALALDRIVAAILGNEGSVLNVSTLLEDYNGVSDVYLGVPCVVDRNGVREILPLPLNETEKVAFQASANKLKEQIAGLE, encoded by the coding sequence ATGGTAAACAGTGCATTGCTTAAACCAAGTCGCGTAGTCATTATTGGCATGGGCGCGGTGGGAACAACAACGGGATATACGCTGATGTTAAGACAGCGCTCATCCGAGTTGGTATTTGTGGATGTGAATCATGATAAGGCTACAGGCGAAATGCTGGATATGAACCACGGGCTACCATTTACCGGAGGCGTCAAAGTATGGGCTGGTGACTACTCGGACTGCAAAGACGCAGACATCATTATCATTACAGCCGGAGCTTCCCAGAAGCCTGGTGAAACCCGCATTGATCTGCTGAAGAAAAATGCAAGCATTTTCAAAGATATCATTGAACGGATTACCGAAGTGAATTCTCACGGTATTTTGCTCATAGCCACCAATCCTGTAGACATATTGTCATATACGTCCTGGAAACAGAGCGGCTGGCCTGCTTCACGAGTAATTGGGTCCGGTACCCTGCTGGACAGCGCGCGCTTTCGCTACCTGATTGGTAAAAACAAAGGCATTGATCCTCGCAGCATTCATGCGCACATTATCGGGGAACACGGTGATTCCGAAGTACCGGTATGGAGCCTTGCTAACGTGGCAGGAACCGATCTCGAACTGGATGAGGCAACGCAGCAGGACATTTTTGATCGTACCAAAAATGCAGCTTATGAGATTATTAATGCCAAAGGAGCCACTTCCTATGCAATCGCGCTTGCTTTGGATCGCATTGTAGCAGCCATTTTGGGTAACGAAGGTTCCGTACTGAACGTTTCCACATTGCTGGAAGATTACAATGGCGTATCGGATGTTTATCTGGGTGTTCCTTGTGTAGTCGATCGCAATGGTGTGCGTGAGATATTGCCGCTTCCACTGAACGAGACAGAGAAAGTCGCTTTCCAGGCTTCAGCAAACAAATTAAAGGAACAGATTGCCGGATTGGAATAA
- a CDS encoding tyrosine-type recombinase/integrase, which produces MMSEEIQEQYADELEAFHIWMKDAGYTGHTVKSYTGDVAEFLDSIHGKSLEQVKKLHVLSFLSRARERGVSDATRNRKHAAVNCFFKSLIELEVLTNNPAAGIKKSKTEKNRAPVFLDESGLERFLQSVEGKYRKRNLAIFLLMGYMGLRVGEVHALNCKDYNVERRTLDVFGKGRKWRTLPVPEMVAELLSLAVEERLSPWRAKEEALFVSQKGKRLSIRSIQLISTETFERFQQESPTHQRLHYSSHKLRHSFATMMLRRGADLRTVQELLGHASIQTTTVYTHVTSREKEEAMALLDVKLPEFVGVTTTS; this is translated from the coding sequence ATGATGAGCGAGGAAATTCAGGAGCAATACGCTGATGAACTTGAAGCTTTTCATATATGGATGAAAGACGCCGGATACACGGGACACACCGTCAAATCATACACCGGTGACGTTGCCGAATTTCTCGATTCTATTCATGGAAAGTCGCTGGAGCAGGTGAAAAAGCTGCATGTCTTGTCATTTCTGTCGCGTGCCCGCGAACGGGGAGTTAGTGATGCTACGAGAAACCGCAAACATGCAGCGGTAAATTGCTTTTTTAAGTCACTGATTGAATTAGAAGTGTTAACGAATAATCCGGCAGCAGGGATCAAAAAGTCCAAAACCGAGAAAAACCGAGCCCCAGTCTTTCTGGATGAGAGCGGTCTGGAGCGATTTTTGCAATCGGTAGAGGGAAAATATCGCAAGCGTAATCTCGCGATCTTTTTGTTAATGGGCTATATGGGACTGCGGGTTGGTGAAGTCCACGCGCTTAACTGCAAAGATTATAATGTAGAGCGGCGCACGCTGGATGTCTTCGGTAAAGGCCGTAAATGGCGCACACTTCCTGTTCCGGAGATGGTTGCGGAGCTGTTATCCTTGGCTGTTGAAGAGCGTTTGTCTCCATGGCGGGCCAAGGAAGAAGCGTTGTTTGTTTCGCAAAAAGGGAAGCGATTATCCATTCGCAGTATCCAGCTCATATCCACAGAAACCTTCGAACGTTTCCAGCAGGAGTCTCCGACTCATCAGCGTTTGCACTATTCGAGCCACAAGCTTCGACACTCGTTTGCAACCATGATGCTGCGGCGTGGCGCTGACCTGCGTACCGTCCAGGAACTGCTCGGTCACGCATCGATTCAAACCACAACTGTATATACGCACGTCACCAGCCGGGAGAAGGAAGAAGCGATGGCTCTGCTGGACGTCAAACTTCCAGAGTTCGTAGGTGTCACAACCACCTCATGA
- a CDS encoding chromate transporter, translating into MGGNKDTPRMDGPQGKIASLWELLLVSSKLGLTSFGGPTAHLGYFHNEYVRKRQWMDERSYADLVALCQFLPGPASSQVGIGIGVIRAGIIGGLIAWIGFTLPSVIALVLFAFLLKDYDISNSGWLNGLKIVAVTIVAQAILGMGQKLTPDKMRVTLAVLTATIALLWTAVYSQIVLILSAGLIGLWLYRKSAALQVPDFVVPISRTVAVMCLTTFFGLFLALPILRQVTGIEWLSLFDSMYRSGSLVFGGGHVVLPLLEQELVPRGLLSKEDFLAGYGATQAVPGPLFTFAAYLGAITMGLSGAIIATVAIFLPAFLLIIGTLPFWSSLRKNQHMQAALAGINAAVVGILLAALYQPLWTTAVKSPADFSLVCILFIMLVFWKCPPWFIVIAGIIGGMVFELI; encoded by the coding sequence ATGGGAGGGAACAAAGACACACCGAGGATGGACGGGCCACAAGGGAAAATAGCATCTCTATGGGAATTGCTCCTGGTGTCAAGTAAACTTGGATTGACTTCCTTTGGAGGACCTACTGCACATTTGGGTTATTTTCACAATGAATACGTACGCAAGCGCCAATGGATGGATGAGCGGAGTTATGCGGATCTTGTGGCGCTGTGTCAGTTTCTTCCTGGTCCGGCAAGTAGTCAGGTTGGGATTGGAATCGGTGTAATTCGTGCAGGTATTATTGGAGGCCTGATCGCCTGGATCGGGTTTACACTTCCTTCAGTGATTGCTTTGGTGTTGTTTGCTTTCCTATTGAAGGATTATGATATAAGTAATTCCGGATGGCTAAACGGTTTGAAGATTGTAGCTGTTACGATTGTCGCTCAAGCGATTCTGGGAATGGGTCAAAAATTAACGCCTGATAAAATGAGGGTTACGCTCGCTGTGTTGACTGCTACAATTGCTTTATTATGGACTGCTGTATACAGTCAAATCGTTCTTATCTTATCAGCAGGATTGATTGGTTTATGGTTGTATAGGAAATCAGCTGCCCTGCAAGTTCCTGATTTTGTTGTCCCGATAAGTCGAACAGTCGCCGTAATGTGCTTAACTACCTTTTTTGGTCTGTTCCTAGCACTACCGATATTGCGACAAGTTACAGGGATTGAGTGGTTATCCTTATTCGATTCCATGTACAGATCCGGTTCACTGGTCTTTGGTGGAGGGCACGTCGTTTTGCCACTTCTGGAGCAGGAACTGGTACCCAGGGGGTTATTGAGTAAAGAAGATTTTCTGGCTGGATATGGGGCAACGCAGGCAGTACCAGGACCATTGTTCACTTTTGCTGCTTATCTCGGAGCAATCACAATGGGATTATCAGGGGCGATTATTGCGACGGTAGCCATTTTTTTGCCTGCTTTTTTGCTCATCATCGGTACGCTCCCTTTTTGGAGCTCCCTCCGCAAAAATCAGCATATGCAAGCGGCACTGGCTGGAATCAATGCTGCGGTCGTTGGTATTCTTCTGGCAGCTCTCTATCAGCCGTTATGGACGACAGCCGTTAAGTCGCCTGCTGATTTTTCGTTGGTATGCATTCTCTTTATCATGCTTGTTTTCTGGAAGTGTCCGCCATGGTTCATTGTCATTGCCGGAATTATAGGTGGTATGGTGTTTGAACTAATTTAG